In the Sedimentisphaera cyanobacteriorum genome, CCTCGATTACGGAGAACGATACTATTGGCGCGTTGATGCGGTTACTCCCGCTGAGATTCGCAAAGGGGATCTCTGGGAGTTTGACACTGAAATCTATGTGGATACCGAGAAGCCGGGATGGAAGCTTACATTTCACGATGAATTCAACGGCGCAGATTTAGACTGGCAGAAGTGGGAGAGCGAAAGCGGTTCGCCCGGGCATATCGATTCGAGCCGTTGGCCGGAGAATGCAGTTGTTGAAAACGGCAATTTGCGATTGCTTACCAAAAAAGAGCAACGCGGCGGGAAAGAGTGGACATCAGGCCACATCTGGTCGCGCATTTTCAAGCAGAAATACGGCTACTGGGAGGCGAGGTATAAGATTGCAGATTCAACAGGGCTTAATAATGCTTTCTGGATGATTGAAACGGGCGATTTTGAGATTGATATTGATGAAGGCCATTATCCCGATCAGATGCATACCAACGTTCATAACTGGGCGGGAACCCATTGGGGCGAAGGACATTTGCTGGAAACTGGTCTCCCGCTCAGCGAGGAGTATCATACTCGCGCCCTCGAATGGACGCCTGAAGAGCTGATTTGGTATTTTGACGGCACGGAAGTTCGGCGCTGGAATTATGAGACTAAGGACATCAGTCTTGACAAGCCTGTTGCAGTCCGGTTCAGTACAGCAGTTGTTCAGTGGGCAGGCGAAGTAACAGACGAGTTAGACGGAACTTCCATGGATATCGATTACGTTCGAGTTTATGAAAGGTCTAACGAGGCCTTCAACCCATACCCTGAGGATAATGCCGCTGGAATCAGCACTGAGGTGAAGCTTGGCTGGGAATCCGGGATGCAGACTGCTCAAACCGGCGGACACCATATTTATTTCGGAACCAGCAGGGATGCGGTGCTTAACGCAGATACTCAATCGCCTGAATATGCGGGCTGCTCAGATCAGCCGATTTTCGATCCGGGCTCTCTATCTGCCAACACCACTTACTACTGGCGCATAGACCAGACAGACGGCGAGCAGGTATGGAAAGGCTTTGTATGGGAGTTTGATACCTGGCAGGACGCCCCGGAAAAGATTGCTCCTGATTCTCTTGAAGCCTTTGCCTCGGGAGTTTCTCAATACGGAGAACGCGAGCCGATATATGCCGTAAACGGGGCAGGCTTAACAGAAAGCGGGCATACCAATCAGGTGAATGAAAATATGTGGATGACCGACCAGCAGACAGGCTGGTTCAAGATCGATCTGAATAATCATTTTGACCTCCATCTTTTCGAAATGAAGGTTTGGAATTTCAATATGGCCGGCTATACCGAAAGGGGCGTTAAGCAGGCAGATATTTATTATTCAGACTCACCCTCAGACCCGGGCAGCCCTGCCGAAAATCCTTCGGCATGGAATATTCTTGCACCAGCCGGCTCTCAGCAGTTCCCCAAAGCCAGCGGCGAGGATGATTATGATAATCCTGCTGTTATTGAATTTCCGCTAAATGCAAATGCCCGCTGGATTTATTTTGATATAAACAGCAATCATAATGGTGACAGATACGCAGGATTGAGCGAGATTATGTTTGAAAGGCCGGATTCCATTTCAGTTCAGCAGTTCGGGGCGTATCCTGATGACAGTCAGGATGATGCGCAGGCTCTTCGCTCGGCTCTGAGCTATGCACGTGAGAATAATATCCGCAGGATTGTTTTTCAGCCCGGCCAGTACGACTTTCGCTCCAAAGAATCCAGACCGGGCAAAGGGCATGCGAATTTGTTTGCGATGGATCTTCCCGGGCTGATTTTTGAAGGCGCAGTTAATCCGGACGGCAGCCCGGCAGCAAAAATCGTGCGTCATTACGAATTTTCAAATGACTGGTATCCTACGGCGATTATCCATTTTGAGGGCTGCGACGGTCTTCAGTTTCGCAATTTAATTTTCGACAACAGCCCTCAATACTGCACCTCGGGGCAGGTGGTAGAGAAAACCGGCGATTCTGTAACAGTGGAGATATTTGAAGGCCTGCCCTATATCGACAATACCCTTTGTTACTGCGCGAATGCGTGGGACTTGGAAACCGGCAGGCTCAAGCATGTTGAGAGCCTCACTTACGGCGGGGATGTTGACAAGAACAAAGATGAGCTGATTTGGAGAAAAGTTCACGGCGGCAGCGGCAGAAGGGTTCGGCTTGAAAGCGATTATTTCACAGACAAGATTGAAGCGGGCGAGGGCATCTCATGGCATTTCGGCTGGCGAGGACTTCAGCTGAAGTTTATTCAATGCGATGATTTATACGTAGAGAATGTAAAAACATTAAATGCCGCAGGATTTGCTATGATCTCCAGCAATTGCGAGGACATCTATGCTAAAGACGTTCAGATAAGAGCCGAAGGCGGTCAGCTGCCGGTCGGCCCGCGAGACGGCTGGAAACTCTACGCCTGCAGAGGCGAAGTTTTGATTGAAGATATGTACTGCGAAGGCGTGCGATGGGACGGTCAGAATGTACACGGGTCTTTCTGCTGGGTAACCGAAAAGCTGGATGCTCAAACCGTGAAAATGACTAAGAAATTCAGCTCTGCATACCCTATACATCAGGGCACAAAAGTAATCTTGTGGGATAATTCCAACCCGTATGAACTGACGGTTCAAACCTCCAGCCTTCAGCGTCTTGAAGACGGAAGCCCCGAATTTACCGTCTCATTCAGTCAGGACATTCCGTCATTTGTAAATGAAGGCACAATAGCTTCGATATATTCGTGGAACATCGATTCCTACAAGCTGAAAAACTGCGATTTTGCCAAGATTGCCGGAAGCGCAGGGATAATACGAAACGACGGGGCGGTTTTTGAAGGGTGCAGCTATGATAATATTATGTACCCTGCGCTTGTGCTGGGTGCAAACGTGAATGAGGGTGAAGGCACATTTACCAAGAATGTAACAATAAGAAATTCAGCCTTCTCAGACAGCGGCTGGGTTGACCGTCAGAATGCAAAAGGGCTTATAGGGATTCAAACCGGAGGCACATCCCTTTGCTATATGAACAACATTCAAATCATTGACAGCAGCTTTGAACAGGCAGAAATCGGCATTGATATCAGCGGAGCGGAGGATGTTCTGATTCAGGGAAACACCTTTCAGGATATAGGCCAGCCTTGGAAAATCGATGATGATTCAACCAGCAGTATTGCATTTGAAAACAATAAGATTTATTAATGCACAGGACGTGATAGACAGGGCGGTCTGAAAAGTAGCAGAAAGGCTCAGACTGAGTGAATTTAACTTTGTAAAAATCTAAATGAATAATTATAAGAGAGGCTATAATGAAACGATTTACCAAAACAGCAATTCTTATGCTTTTTCTCTGTCAAACAGCAGGCATCTGCCTTGCAGGTTTTGCAGATACTGGGCAGGCGGAACTCTCTCTCAACGGCGAATGGCATTTTAAGACAGACCCTGAAAAATCTGCCGAATCGGAAAAATGGCATAAGCCCGAATTCGATGCAGGCAGCTGGGACAAACTCTCCGTCCCCGGCAGCTGGGATACATACAATGACTATGCTCAGTATGTCGGTCAGGCTGTGTACAGGCGAAGCTTCAAAACCCCCGAGGGCTGGAGCAATGCTAATGTAAGGCTGAAGTTTGGAGCTGTTTATCAGAAAGCGTCTGTATATCTCAACGGACGCTGCATCGGCAGGCATACCGGCGGCTACACCCCCTTTGATTTCCCTGTAGGAAACATCCTCGAGACAGAGAAAGACAATGTGCTTGCGGTAATAGCAGACAATACCTATAACCGCGGTGCATGGTGGAACTGGGGCGGAATCAGCAGGGATGTAACGCTGATACGCAATAATCCTGTGAGGATTAAAAGGCAGCAGATCCAAACCGATATTGACCTCGACAGTAATACCGCTGAGGCTGATGTAAGCATCACAGTTACCAACGAAGGATTAAAGGATAAGCAGGTTAAAATCTCTTCCAGTATAAGATCAGACCAAACCGCTGTTTTGAAATGGGAGTCTTCTAAAACTGCCGTCAAAACGAAAACCTTTGAATTGAAAGCTTATCAAACAAAAACAGAAACCCTCAAATTTAAGCTCTCAGGCGAAAATTTCAAACTCTGGCATTTCGATACGCCTTATCTTTACATCTGCGAATCGGAAATTGCAGATAAAAACAAAATCTGCCATACCGCCACAGACCGTTTCGGCGTGCGAAAAATAGAAACCAAAGGCACAAAAATTCTGCTCAACGGCGAGCACATCCGGGCAAACGGTTTTAACCGCATCTGCGACCACAGGACTTGGGGCAGTACAGAGCCGGATGAGTTTGTTAAAAAAGAAGCCGATCTTCTCAAATCCAACGGATGCGTTCTGGCCAGACTCTCCCATGTGCCCATATCAGAGAATATGCTGGATTACCTCGACCAGATCGGAATGCTTATTATCGAAGAAATCCCTGTATGGGGTTCTGAAGACCCTCAGGTTTACGAGGATAATCCGATTACACGTGCTTGGCTGAGGGAAATGATTTATCGTGATTACAATCACCCCTCCATCATCGGATGGAGCGTGGCAAACGAGCTGGGAATAGTTGTTGACGGCAGATGGGAGAAGCGTTTTGCTTCTCATCAATTTGCCTACGTTCGTTCGATGCTGGATTATATCCGTGATGAGCTCGATTCCACACGACTGCTTACTTATGTGAGCAACAGCGTGTTCCGTGATATCGCCACGCGGGAAAACGACCCTGCCTCAATATGCGATGTGATCAATGTAAACTGCTATGGAAATGCTTCCGAGCAGGTCGCCGAGGTGCACAGGAAATGGCCGGATAAGCCTGTGCTTGTTTCCGAGTTTGGAAAGGGGCAGATTGGTTTGAACTTAAACGATTCAGTCCTGAAAGACAAGCTCTTCCCTTTTATGGAAGACTTTCGCAATAAACACGATTATGTGGCCGGCTGGTCGTGGTGGTCGTTCAATGATTACCGCAGCCGATATCGGGGAACGCCCGTTTCTCAAAACAGGGCATGGGGGTTTTATAATGTTTGGCGGCAGCCAAAACGCGCTCTTGAACAGATTAAACCCCAGCATTCGCCGGTTGATAAGCTCGAAATCCGCCCTAGCGGCAATTCAGGCAAGGCAGTTATCACGCTTGAGCCCCGAGATAAAGTTGATATCCCGTCTTTCACTCTTCACGATTACAAACTGCATTGGTCGAAGCGTGAGATGGACGGTTCAAAGGCGAAAGATGGCAGGATCGAGCTGCCTGAGATAAAGCCCGGGTCTAAAACCCTAACCTTCACTGTCGATTCGATAGGTTCTCTTGAAGATATGCTCAGTATTAACGCTGCTCTGAAAACCGCAACAGGGCATACCGTGTTTGAAGCAGTGCATTCGGTAAATCCGCCTGAAGCTCCGGAGATTGCAAATGTATTCGGGGCCAAGGGCAAGGTTCGGGTTGAATTTACCCCCGTCCCGGGAGCGGAGAGTTATGAAGTTATGCTTATCGACCAGCAGGGAAATGCAAAAACTAAAAATCCGACAAGCTGGTTTTGCGATTTTACGCAGCTGAAAGAAGGCAAAACCTTCAGCGCAGCAGTGAAGAGCATAAATGCAGCTGGAAGCAGCGAGGGCTCTAAGGAAAGAATGGTTAGGGCATCTGGGCCTCTGCTCCCGCCTGTAATCTGGAAAGCAGTTAGTATCCCAAACGGATTTATGGTGGGTTACGGTGTTACTGAAGATGATAAAACCTTCACTCTCGAAGTAACGAATTTGCAGGACAACAGCAGGACAGTAATGGATGGCCTGCAGCTCAAGGGAGCCGCAGCTGTAAGAAACCTTGATGCGGGCAGATACAGATACCGCTTGAGACGGGATAACAATAACGGCTTAAGCCAGTGGTCTGCGCCTCGGGAAATAGAGGTTTGCAAATAGGATTGGGCAGCCGGCCAAACAGAGCTGTTCTAAACGTTTATCGGATGATTAAATCTGAGAGGCAGATTCAGGTGATTATTTCATTTGCATTGGCAGGTTCTCAG is a window encoding:
- a CDS encoding glycoside hydrolase family 2 protein; amino-acid sequence: MKRFTKTAILMLFLCQTAGICLAGFADTGQAELSLNGEWHFKTDPEKSAESEKWHKPEFDAGSWDKLSVPGSWDTYNDYAQYVGQAVYRRSFKTPEGWSNANVRLKFGAVYQKASVYLNGRCIGRHTGGYTPFDFPVGNILETEKDNVLAVIADNTYNRGAWWNWGGISRDVTLIRNNPVRIKRQQIQTDIDLDSNTAEADVSITVTNEGLKDKQVKISSSIRSDQTAVLKWESSKTAVKTKTFELKAYQTKTETLKFKLSGENFKLWHFDTPYLYICESEIADKNKICHTATDRFGVRKIETKGTKILLNGEHIRANGFNRICDHRTWGSTEPDEFVKKEADLLKSNGCVLARLSHVPISENMLDYLDQIGMLIIEEIPVWGSEDPQVYEDNPITRAWLREMIYRDYNHPSIIGWSVANELGIVVDGRWEKRFASHQFAYVRSMLDYIRDELDSTRLLTYVSNSVFRDIATRENDPASICDVINVNCYGNASEQVAEVHRKWPDKPVLVSEFGKGQIGLNLNDSVLKDKLFPFMEDFRNKHDYVAGWSWWSFNDYRSRYRGTPVSQNRAWGFYNVWRQPKRALEQIKPQHSPVDKLEIRPSGNSGKAVITLEPRDKVDIPSFTLHDYKLHWSKREMDGSKAKDGRIELPEIKPGSKTLTFTVDSIGSLEDMLSINAALKTATGHTVFEAVHSVNPPEAPEIANVFGAKGKVRVEFTPVPGAESYEVMLIDQQGNAKTKNPTSWFCDFTQLKEGKTFSAAVKSINAAGSSEGSKERMVRASGPLLPPVIWKAVSIPNGFMVGYGVTEDDKTFTLEVTNLQDNSRTVMDGLQLKGAAAVRNLDAGRYRYRLRRDNNNGLSQWSAPREIEVCK